A region of Cucumis melo cultivar AY chromosome 2, USDA_Cmelo_AY_1.0, whole genome shotgun sequence DNA encodes the following proteins:
- the LOC103492123 gene encoding calmodulin-binding protein 60 B-like isoform X2: MVQKSNSIPYGFAVGSAGSLSPKSMAFFENVFRSIVREEVDAQLKAHSVDVEEGKKVGGGGGGGESGGTNENLRLRLTNKIPSIIYTSNDIEAENGEELRVELFDVVNDRIIDVTHPLSSAWIEIVVLDGELFDHGEAINHLDFDTSVVAQRPEEGPWLVGDDKRFRLQNGVYSITNLSFTRNTFRSRTKKIRLGLRIIYDSNNNYPTIRPAVSNSFRVMDHRSQLNKKHHTPRGEDEVWRLKGIGRNGKYQKRLTSRGILNVEAFVKAYQKDSRSLRKLLGNRLSDRKWKTMVEQALQYVPITIPTFHPPNVQENLEQNAGMDQNEAVFNQNIYASNGNYEFQDQTVLDNFQDSLFI; the protein is encoded by the exons ATGGTACAAAAATCGAACTCTATTCCATATGG GTTTGCAGTCGGATCAGCTGGATCTTTGTCTCCTAAATCTATGGCTTTTTTCGAAAATGTTTTTCGCTCCATC GTACGTGAGGAGGTGGATGCACAGCTTAAAGCTCACTCGGTTGATGTTGAAGAGGGAAAAAAAgttggtggtggtggtggtggtggtgaaTCTGGAGGAACAAACGAGAATTTGAGGCTACGTTTGACGAACAAGATTCCATCCATCATCTACACTTCAAATGACATCGAAGCCGAGAACGGGGAGGAGCTGCGTGTTGAATTATTTGATGTTGTCAATGATCGCATCATTGACGTTACTCATCCTTTGTCGTCGGCGTGGATTGAGATTGTTGTCCTCGATGGAGAGTTATTCGACCACGGCGAAGCAATAAATCACTTGGATTTCGACACAAGTGTTGTAGCTCAAAGGCCGGAAGAAGGACCTTGGTTGGTTGGTGATGACAAGAGGTTTCGGTTACAAAATGGTGTTTATTCCATCACCAATTTGTCATTCACTAGAAACACCTTCAGGAGCAGGACTAAGAAGATTCGTTTAGGATTAAGGATTATATATGACTCCAACAATAACTACCCCACAATCCGACCTGCCGTTTCTAACTCTTTTAGAGTGATGGATCATCGAAGCCAAC TGAACAAGAAACATCATACTCCGAGAGGAGAAGATGAAGTATGGAGATTGAAAGGGATCGGGCGAAATGGCAAATATCAGAAGCGCCTAACTTCCCGTGGTATCCTAAATGTGGAAGCCTTTGTGAAGGCTTATCAAAAGGACTCTCGTTCTCTAAGAAAG TTGTTAGGGAATAGACTTTCAGACAGGAAATGGAAGACAATGGTAGAGCAAGCTCTTCAGTATGTTCCTATCACCATCCCCACTTTTCATCCACCAAACGTACAG GAAAATTTGGAGCAAAATGCAGGCATGGATCAAAATGAAGCTGTTTTCAACCAAAACATTTATGCAAGTAATGGAAATTATGAGTTCCAAGATCAAACAGTTTTGGACAATTTTCAAGACTCTCTCTTTATATAA
- the LOC103492123 gene encoding calmodulin-binding protein 60 B-like isoform X1, whose product MVQKSNSIPYGFAVGSAGSLSPKSMAFFENVFRSIVREEVDAQLKAHSVDVEEGKKVGGGGGGGESGGTNENLRLRLTNKIPSIIYTSNDIEAENGEELRVELFDVVNDRIIDVTHPLSSAWIEIVVLDGELFDHGEAINHLDFDTSVVAQRPEEGPWLVGDDKRFRLQNGVYSITNLSFTRNTFRSRTKKIRLGLRIIYDSNNNYPTIRPAVSNSFRVMDHRSQLNKKHHTPRGEDEVWRLKGIGRNGKYQKRLTSRGILNVEAFVKAYQKDSRSLRKLLGNRLSDRKWKTMVEQALQYVPITIPTFHPPNVQQENLEQNAGMDQNEAVFNQNIYASNGNYEFQDQTVLDNFQDSLFI is encoded by the exons ATGGTACAAAAATCGAACTCTATTCCATATGG GTTTGCAGTCGGATCAGCTGGATCTTTGTCTCCTAAATCTATGGCTTTTTTCGAAAATGTTTTTCGCTCCATC GTACGTGAGGAGGTGGATGCACAGCTTAAAGCTCACTCGGTTGATGTTGAAGAGGGAAAAAAAgttggtggtggtggtggtggtggtgaaTCTGGAGGAACAAACGAGAATTTGAGGCTACGTTTGACGAACAAGATTCCATCCATCATCTACACTTCAAATGACATCGAAGCCGAGAACGGGGAGGAGCTGCGTGTTGAATTATTTGATGTTGTCAATGATCGCATCATTGACGTTACTCATCCTTTGTCGTCGGCGTGGATTGAGATTGTTGTCCTCGATGGAGAGTTATTCGACCACGGCGAAGCAATAAATCACTTGGATTTCGACACAAGTGTTGTAGCTCAAAGGCCGGAAGAAGGACCTTGGTTGGTTGGTGATGACAAGAGGTTTCGGTTACAAAATGGTGTTTATTCCATCACCAATTTGTCATTCACTAGAAACACCTTCAGGAGCAGGACTAAGAAGATTCGTTTAGGATTAAGGATTATATATGACTCCAACAATAACTACCCCACAATCCGACCTGCCGTTTCTAACTCTTTTAGAGTGATGGATCATCGAAGCCAAC TGAACAAGAAACATCATACTCCGAGAGGAGAAGATGAAGTATGGAGATTGAAAGGGATCGGGCGAAATGGCAAATATCAGAAGCGCCTAACTTCCCGTGGTATCCTAAATGTGGAAGCCTTTGTGAAGGCTTATCAAAAGGACTCTCGTTCTCTAAGAAAG TTGTTAGGGAATAGACTTTCAGACAGGAAATGGAAGACAATGGTAGAGCAAGCTCTTCAGTATGTTCCTATCACCATCCCCACTTTTCATCCACCAAACGTACAG CAGGAAAATTTGGAGCAAAATGCAGGCATGGATCAAAATGAAGCTGTTTTCAACCAAAACATTTATGCAAGTAATGGAAATTATGAGTTCCAAGATCAAACAGTTTTGGACAATTTTCAAGACTCTCTCTTTATATAA